The Opitutaceae bacterium genome window below encodes:
- a CDS encoding TIGR02679 family protein, with product MSADLPRLRATLGDPALARLVAALRRRLELGRPLSGSLTLGDATTQERLALDTLLGRAATRGNSLRVDIDLLAETLAVAGICASLQEAVELLEGPVVAHKDLKRRMLQAWAETHADARVAFASWPAMTAWLEDLFAQGTLKRLAPKPTEAALLLSEIARMIAALPAQGDPLSGLAAKLYGDAHALDAGSPLATLAVRAAARLGGVQEFADDAEGRREAWAAVGVLCDELSTPVLLFNLPAAGDTPTARLLRSALADAEPAYLSLRHLLRWPLATDPALAGREIFVCENPTIVALAAERLGSRSAPLVCVNGQFATPAKTLLRQLTTAGARLRYHGDFDGGGLTIARRVIADLGASPWRYCTADYQAAPKGKPISPESIPACPWDPALSDALRSEARAVHEEAVAEDLLRDLSSSSYDQKAQT from the coding sequence ATGTCCGCCGATCTGCCCCGCCTGCGCGCCACCCTCGGCGATCCCGCGCTCGCGAGACTGGTCGCCGCCCTTCGCCGAAGGCTCGAGCTCGGCCGCCCTTTGAGCGGATCGCTGACACTCGGCGATGCGACCACCCAGGAGCGCCTGGCGCTGGACACTCTCCTCGGACGAGCCGCAACCCGCGGCAATTCGCTGCGAGTGGACATCGACCTTCTCGCCGAGACGCTCGCGGTCGCGGGCATCTGCGCCTCGCTTCAGGAGGCCGTTGAACTTCTGGAAGGTCCGGTTGTTGCACACAAGGACCTGAAGCGTCGCATGCTCCAGGCTTGGGCGGAAACGCATGCGGATGCACGCGTCGCATTCGCCTCCTGGCCTGCCATGACCGCCTGGCTCGAGGATCTTTTCGCCCAGGGAACATTGAAGCGCCTTGCGCCGAAACCCACTGAGGCCGCCCTTCTCCTTTCGGAAATCGCCCGCATGATCGCCGCTCTTCCGGCGCAGGGCGATCCGCTTTCCGGTCTTGCGGCGAAGCTCTACGGCGATGCCCACGCCCTCGACGCCGGCTCGCCCCTGGCCACGCTCGCGGTGAGGGCGGCCGCGAGGCTGGGCGGCGTGCAGGAATTCGCCGACGATGCGGAAGGCCGCCGCGAGGCCTGGGCCGCTGTCGGCGTGCTTTGCGACGAACTCAGCACGCCCGTTCTGCTCTTCAATCTGCCTGCGGCGGGAGACACGCCGACGGCGCGCCTGCTGCGTTCGGCGCTGGCCGACGCCGAACCGGCCTACCTCAGTCTGCGACACCTCCTCCGCTGGCCGCTCGCAACCGATCCCGCGCTCGCAGGCAGGGAAATCTTTGTCTGCGAAAATCCCACCATCGTGGCGCTTGCCGCAGAACGACTGGGTTCACGGTCCGCTCCCCTTGTGTGCGTCAACGGCCAGTTTGCGACGCCCGCAAAAACGCTGCTCCGCCAACTGACCACCGCCGGCGCCAGATTGCGCTATCATGGAGATTTCGACGGCGGAGGCCTGACCATCGCCCGCCGCGTCATAGCCGACCTCGGAGCGAGCCCGTGGCGATACTGCACGGCCGACTACCAAGCCGCGCCCAAAGGAAAGCCGATCTCCCCGGAATCGATCCCCGCATGCCCCTGGGACCCGGCGCTGTCAGACGCCCTGCGAAGCGAAGCCCGTGCCGTACACGAGGAAGCCGTCGCCGAGGATCTTCTCAGGGACCTGTCCAGCAGCTCTTACGATCAGAAAGCTCAAACTTGA
- a CDS encoding IS110 family transposase, producing MNNNIHKIDGERVAVEMAMTVKLGLDLHARDVVVCRQNDGQQPKPVCRMSHKELLDLVAGLIAAGHRVESCYEAGPCGYGLHRKLIQMGARNRVIVPRKWDAEGRRVKTDRRDAREICDALDRYLRGNTTAFSVVYVPTEEQEEARALGRQRGMLVKERQRCVVRGHGLMLTAGVQADPDWWHPKAWSELAKTLPPELRARIETWQRQALHFESEIEAWTKRVESMGEKQILVKGLGLLTNTLLGMEVCDWARFGGRRKVGGYSGLCPSEYSTGTRRRQGSISKHGNPRMRHLLVEAAWRLLRWQPDYPPLKKLRQALGARARKRAVVAVARRLAIDLWRIHTGRCTPEQLGLKVG from the coding sequence ATGAATAATAACATACATAAAATAGATGGTGAGCGTGTCGCTGTCGAGATGGCGATGACGGTTAAGTTGGGGCTGGATCTGCACGCCAGGGATGTGGTGGTCTGCCGTCAGAATGACGGGCAGCAGCCGAAGCCAGTGTGCAGAATGTCGCACAAAGAGTTGCTGGATCTGGTTGCGGGGCTGATCGCCGCAGGACACCGTGTGGAGAGTTGCTACGAGGCCGGACCGTGCGGATACGGGTTGCATCGCAAGTTGATCCAGATGGGAGCGCGCAATCGGGTGATCGTGCCTCGGAAATGGGACGCGGAAGGCAGGCGTGTGAAGACTGATCGCAGGGATGCCCGGGAGATCTGTGATGCGCTGGACCGATACCTGCGAGGCAACACCACTGCCTTTTCGGTGGTGTACGTTCCGACGGAGGAACAGGAAGAGGCTCGAGCGTTGGGTCGGCAGCGGGGAATGCTGGTGAAGGAGCGCCAGCGCTGTGTGGTGCGGGGTCACGGCTTGATGCTGACCGCCGGTGTGCAGGCGGATCCAGACTGGTGGCATCCCAAGGCCTGGAGCGAGCTGGCGAAGACATTGCCGCCGGAGCTGCGCGCACGGATAGAGACCTGGCAGCGTCAAGCGCTGCATTTTGAATCCGAGATAGAAGCGTGGACCAAGCGGGTTGAGAGTATGGGCGAGAAACAGATTCTGGTGAAAGGACTGGGTCTGCTCACGAACACACTGCTGGGAATGGAGGTGTGCGATTGGGCCCGCTTTGGCGGTCGTCGAAAGGTGGGAGGGTACAGCGGATTGTGCCCGAGTGAGTACTCGACGGGGACACGTCGCCGTCAGGGCAGCATCTCCAAGCACGGAAACCCTCGAATGCGTCACCTGCTCGTCGAGGCCGCCTGGCGTCTGCTGCGCTGGCAGCCCGACTACCCTCCGCTGAAAAAACTGCGCCAGGCGCTCGGCGCCCGTGCACGCAAACGAGCCGTGGTCGCAGTCGCGCGACGGCTCGCAATCGATTTATGGCGCATCCACACCGGTCGCTGCACGCCCGAACAGCTGGGCCTGAAAGTGGGTTGA